AATGAACCTAAGTCCGCCGCAAACTCATCTAAGTCACGAACATTTTCTTTCGTAACGGTCTCCCCTTCTATCCACTTATTAATAGACCAAGGCCACGGATATTCTTCAGATGGATTCCCTTTCGCAATAGGTGCAGAAATTTGTAAAGAAAGTCCCTTACTTAATATAGGAAGCCAAATATTTTCTTTCTCTACTTGCGGTGCATATGCTGCATCACTTGGTAATCTCATACTCATCTGATCTCCTAAATGAAACGTTCTATTATCATGCCCGCTAAGCTTTACAGGCTTCACTTCTAAATGTGCCCATTCAGGAAACTGTTCCTGTATTAACTTCTCAACTAAACTTACGTTAATTGGATTCATTCACTTTCTCCTTCTCTTTTGAAATTTACTAAGCCCATCTGTACTACCAATATATTCTAAGCCGCATCGCTTATAAAAATCATTCAACAGTTGGTTATGCCCAACACAATCTAACTTCAAATACTCTTTATCACTTTGCACATTCTCTTCTACCCAATGCAAAATCCATTCTCCTATTCCATTCCCCTTATACTTCCGTTTTACCGCAAATCTATGAATATATAATGAATTAGAAACTTCCTCTTTACCAAAAATATGTTCATCCCATTCATTTTGTTTAGGAGAAACTGTAACTGTACCAACTATTTCATCTTCTTTCATAACAACATATGTATATTTCTCTCTTATACATTCTAGTATTTCAGCCGTAGCTTCCTCTCCTAAAAGATACTGCCACTGATCCACTTCTTTATGTTGTAGCCATTGTGCTACTTCTTTTAATAGAATTATAATACTATCACTTTCATTTTCAGTAGCAATTCGAATTGTATATTCTTTACTAATATTTCTCTCCATATTGCTGTTCCCCTTTCAAATTACTACCATACTGACATACGAGTCCTTCCATCATTTTCATCTGTAATATATTCTACATAAAATCCTTGATTCAGTG
This Bacillus mycoides DNA region includes the following protein-coding sequences:
- a CDS encoding GNAT family N-acetyltransferase codes for the protein MERNISKEYTIRIATENESDSIIILLKEVAQWLQHKEVDQWQYLLGEEATAEILECIREKYTYVVMKEDEIVGTVTVSPKQNEWDEHIFGKEEVSNSLYIHRFAVKRKYKGNGIGEWILHWVEENVQSDKEYLKLDCVGHNQLLNDFYKRCGLEYIGSTDGLSKFQKRRRK